The Rosa chinensis cultivar Old Blush chromosome 7, RchiOBHm-V2, whole genome shotgun sequence DNA segment TTGCCTTCCACCATCAAGACAGCTGGAAAAAAACCCCACCTTAGGTCCAAACTAGATAAGGAGACACCTCGGCTACAACAAAAGCATTGCCAAATTGAAGATCATAGTCGCATACCTCCTCCACACAAAGACACTGACCCGCTCCAATTGAAAGCACCACCTTCACAGGAAAACAACAGCCTTCGCAAGCCTGATGTTGACCACAGCCGCCGACCTCGAGCTTATCCCCAAAAGATCTAAACCAGACTCGTTTCTGAACAAATCACCACCATCTCATTCGAGATCGAAGTATCATCCTCCCTTGTTTGGAAGAATGGCGTTGGAGCGCCCTACTGCTAGTCAAAACCATGAGGTGCCGCCGCACTACTCATGAAACCTAGGTTTAGGCTTGGGTTATGTGGTCTTCTCAAAATAAGCAATCACTCACTTTAATTAGTCTAGAATTACTAACAATTAATCAAGtttcattttaattaattacaaatcttttttattcaaaaagaaaaattacaaatcTTTTAAGTCAAACCTTCGGCAAATGAAGGgggaaattttatttttattttttttggctaaTGAAGGAAGAGGGAAACTAGCTAAAAGTCCTCAAGACAGTAACCATCATCTAGAATCATTCGTTATATTAAATAGAAATCTTGTTTGGCTCCTGAATAAAAATTACTGCCCAAATAATTAGTCAACTTTTgacaaaaaagagagagagaaattgtctACATGTAtaacttttgttttttgggtcaATTCAACATGTATAACTTCTATAGGAATTTTCAACTCCAAACACCATATATTTAACACACTTCTAGTCATATTTCATAATTGCCAGAAACTACAAGCTCTTCACCTCCTTGTTTCATTTATCCTAGCTAGAGATTACAACCCACAAAGGCATTAGAACCGAAGCCGAGAGATTTCCTTTTCACATATCTCAGGGAGAGAAGAGATGGCTGAGAAGTCCGACCATGAGATGACTTATCCTTTAACCCCATTTGATGGTTACGAGCGAATTGATGGAGAGTCTTTTGTATCCAGAGATGAGCTCCAACGCAAGAAGAGAATGAAATTGTTTATCTATATTGCAATCTTCGTTGTGTTTCAGACCATAGTCATCACCATACTTGCTCTCACCGTCATGCAAGCTCACGTGCCCAGGGCCCTGTTGAACAAAATCGACGTCCAAACCCTCAACTATAACCCTGCAACACCTTCATTCAACATGAGCTTCACAACCGAAATCTGGATCAAGAACATAAATTGGGGCCCTTTTAAGTTTGGTTCAGGCATAGTTCAATTTTTTTACCAAGGTActaaaaattctaaaattatTGTTCCTATTGGGGAAGCTGTTATTCCAAGCGGCAAGGTTAAAATGCGTTCGACCAAGAAGATCAATGTCGAGGTGAGATTGAATTCCGATGGATTGCAAAGTCACAGTTCGGATCTCAGAAGTGAATTGAACAGAGGGGTGATATATCTTAGGAGTGGGGTTCAATTGCAAGGACATCTCTATTTGATGTATATATTGAAGAAATCCAAGTATGCTGTAATGGACTGTGAACCCGATTTTGATTTATCTACTAAGACAGTCACTATCGCTCATATGCATATTGATTAGCAGGCTAATTATGGCCTTTTTTGCCCGTTTGGTAGCTATCTTTGTTTTCTCACGGTGTACTGGTGAAGTTGCATGAAGCTCCATTTTttgtaatatatataatttgctCTTTGGACCTATCtaaatttttgtcaaaatttaattcttattttaacCCTCTAttatagttaaaaaaaaaaaagaatatatagaATGAATATCATTGATACGTAAGAGTCATTATTCTAAAAATACTACATTCCCTCGCAATTGTTTTTAGCCAATTGACAAATATGAAtcatagagtttttattttttatttttttttattcaaaatttgtgaTGCTCTTCATAACTCCATAGCCATGagaaattaaagaggaaaaaaagaacGAGTAAAGAGCATATTACATCACTTGAGATATGCAGGTCGTTTTAAATTATGCAAGAACCCATAAATTTTTGTGGGTTTTTGGGTTGAGAACGTAGCCTCCAGCTTGGCCCTTCTTCTGTACTCCAACACAATTGTACTTGTAGTTCTCAATTAAATACTCTACTGTATGCCTATATTTATCCCTTTTGATTAAACTGTCGATGACCCTTCATGCCATGTATAGAGTTTAGACTTTAAAGTAGTGTGGTCATATATTAATCCTTCCTCTCCTCTCTATGTATACAGTTCCTAATGgacaaagataaaaaaaattgatgttcaaAGGAACTGCATGTATCATAGTAGgaggtataaaaaaaaaaagtaaaatacaaaCAAGGACAAAATAGGAAGTTTGTTGAAAAAAATTGGGATGGGAGGTCCAAAGAGCAAATTAGGAGGTTCAACTAGAACCGCCAATAGATTTATTGAATTAGAAAGAtatcaaaaaagaaagataTGTTAGGTCCATTGATCTAACTTTTAATTAGAAATAGGTATTTAATTAAGGGTCCGGATCATGGCAGATCATATTTTACACATGTTGTGAGCCTTTAGATTTACAAACGTTCAGTGGTCTGGATTTATTGTTTGAATGATATCAACACAACACCAAATGATGTGGAAAATAACATGGCATTTCACATTTTAAATCTAAATAATGTAATAGAATAAACTAATCTTtattaaaagacaaaaaaaaaatcaaaatttgggatatactttttttgaatcaaaagaGGTCATCCATTAATGGAGTTTAGCAAGCGCTAAGGGTACGTTGTCAGAAAGAGACGTTAACATAGTACACCAAATTAACATATTCTAAATTAGAACAAGCTAACTACCCAGCACACCTAACTTTTGAAGATAAGCTCACAAACATGAACCTAAAACTCCGAagcaaactaaaaaaaatcaacGCAGTCCCAAGTTTATGCgacaaaaactaaaattaaatgGTACTCGAAGTAGAGGTGGCTAGAGGAAGGACTTTCGCCCTCCACCACCTCAGCTGCTTCTCTCTCATAGCACATTCTTCTTGAAAAGTTAAAATTTTAGGATTGATATCAGTCTTCAGTCCAGTGGTGAGATTGATATCAAGAAGCCCAGCTACGTCAAGATCCACCATGACCCTGCTATCGCAGACCTCATGCCTGAGCAGAAAAACCTTGCCAGGAGACTGAAGTACACCACTGCTGGCAGCATATACAGGTGCAAATCGAAATCCACCACAATTATCGATAGTTGGAGGAGAGAACCTACCGTCATCCTTGTCCTCCATACTACGAAACTCGTGCGACGAAAATCTAGCACGATTCCTCCTTGTATCTGCAGCTGATCGTCGCACCGTGGACAACTCAAAGACCAAACACTAAAAAGACTGTACatgattaaaagaaaaagaaaaaaaaagaatgttgtaggaaaatatgattcgaGAGAATTGTGAGAGAAattgtgtgttctattattgataataagagccctttatatagagatttacagagtacatacaaggtaatagaatctgaatataactaggaaatctataaccttctcctattacaactctagaaaataaaccctagtttgaagaggcacactagGATTCAAcatcctttaacactcccccttgtgccgctcaaacttggtgatgacggtTTGATcattgcctcgctaaaaaccttgccagataacaaaaactcagtgggataaaaataaccctggtcgaaggacaaaaagaacacaacacgtccttcactcttcaagaTTGAACATGTAAACATCATCCTCCCtctgatgtcgacatctccccctaattgctacaatcatgggagttcggataactttctcaatccgatactctttacatgtttctcgaaggtgggtttaggtaacgacttagtaaataagtctgctacattatcctcttatccgatttgatttacttcaatctttagaagtaattgttgttgctgattgtaaaagaacttaggctaTATATGattggtgttgttgcccttgatgaaacctaatttcattttctcaatACATGCTGCAtcatcttcataaatgcatgtaggttcatctgtggtagactttaagccacaagttcctcgaatatgtttAATTACAgatcttagccatatgcattcacgcacagttTCATGTAGAGTAATAATCTccgcatgattcgaggaagtagcaacgagggtctgttttgtagacctctaagatatcacagtgcttcccatgataaagacataacccgtttgggagcgacatttgtgagggtcagagagagaccctacatcagcaaaacccatcaagacatcgttgtcattttgatggaggggaggaggagtagGATGCTGGCCACTACGGGTAGTGGCGCCAACACCTACATCACGGAAATTGGCGTTTTTCcttatggggtccgatcccaaacttcagttatttttcttctctctgtagggataaaatatgCATATATGAAttgtaccttttaagtatcgaaatattgtctttacaccagttcaatggcggcgtgttggcgtggagctatgtcgagctaacaagttcactgcaaaggagatgtccggtcttgtgcattgagctaagtataaaaatgagcctattgcacttaggtagggcacttctgcctctaacaactcttcgtcctcatcctttggatgaaacggatcttttccgggctcaagacttcAGCCAATCATAGGAGTACTCGCagactttgctttatcttcattaaagcgccttagtaatttctgagtgtaccctgactgatggatcataatcccatcactacggtgctcgatttctaatccgagacaaaaccgtgtcttcctaagatctttcatctcaaattcgcatttcaagtatttagcagtttctcttaactcatctagagttccaattaggttcatgtcatcgacataaactgctacaattgcaaatctggaacttgtccttttaataaacatgcatgggcatatttcgttGTTTACATAtatcttcccaatcaagtagtcacttagacggttataccacattcgTCCGGATTATTTTAAtctatatagtgagcgtttGAATCTTATAGAAAACGTGcttcgtggtttagagccacttgatttgggtaattaaagtccatctggaaccttcatatatatctctgagtctagatcctcatagagatatgctgtaaccacatccataagctgcatgtcaagtttttcagaaactaccaaactgacaaggtagcggaacgttataacgttcattacgggagaatatgtctcatcgtaatcgattccagggcgttgtgagaaaccttgggccacaaggcgggctttgtatctaacaacctcatttttctcattacactttctaacaaagacccatttatggccaacaagctttatacttggggatgtcagcgttataggcccaaatacctgtctctttgttagtgaatccaatttagcctggatcacatctttccattttggccaatccgctcttcattgacattcttcaacagagcgaggttcggtatcatc contains these protein-coding regions:
- the LOC112177448 gene encoding late embryogenesis abundant protein At1g64065-like, with the protein product MAEKSDHEMTYPLTPFDGYERIDGESFVSRDELQRKKRMKLFIYIAIFVVFQTIVITILALTVMQAHVPRALLNKIDVQTLNYNPATPSFNMSFTTEIWIKNINWGPFKFGSGIVQFFYQGTKNSKIIVPIGEAVIPSGKVKMRSTKKINVEVRLNSDGLQSHSSDLRSELNRGVIYLRSGVQLQGHLYLMYILKKSKYAVMDCEPDFDLSTKTVTIAHMHID